The segment AAGCCCGAAGGAGGGGTCGTGCCCTTCGGCCGCACGAGCCGTAAGGACCTTTTCGACCGCAATGGGCGTGAGTTCGACGATTCGTTCTGTCATGCAGCGCTCCGTGGGCAGCGGTCAATCTAACACTGCCGGCCAGCCGCGCAATGGTGCCTCGCCCGGGGCTGCTGCGCCGCGCAATGACGAGACGGCAAATGTCCGCCTCGCGACCGCCGGCGGCCCGGGCCTCGAAGGCCCGGACGAGGCGGGCGGTGGCCTCGAGCAGGAGCTCCGGGGGCGCGCCCTGGCCCTCGGCTTTGCCGCGTGCGGCATCTGTGACGCCGACGACCTTTCCTGCGGCCCATTGCTCGCCGAGTGGCTCGAGACCGGCCGTCACGGCGACATGCAGTACCTGGCCGAAAAGCACGAGCGCCGCATCCGGCCCTCGCTGGCGCTGGCCGGGGCGCGCAGCGTCGTGGTCGTCGCCTGCCCCTACCCTTCGCCTCCGCCGCCCGATCCGCAGTGGCGCAAGCATCTGCGCGGTCGCGTCGCGGCGTACGCAGTCGGCCCGGACTACCACGTGCACGTCGCCGAAAGACTCGAGACGCTCGCGCAGTGGCTTGCCGATCGCGCGGGCGCCCGCTGCGTCGTTCACGTCGACGGCGGCCCGCTGGTCGAAAAAGAGCTCGCGCGAAAAGCGGGACTCGGCTGGTACGGTCGCAACACCAACATCCTGCGGCCCGGGCTCGGATCGTATTTCGTGCTCGGCACCATCGTAACGACCGCGCCGCTCGTAGCCGACGCCGCGTTTGCCGCCGACCACTGCGGCACCTGTCGCGCGTGCATTCCCGCGTGTCCCACCGACGCGCTCGGCCGCGGCCCGACGATCGATGCCACCCGCTGCATCTCGTACCTCACGATCGAGCACCGCGGGCCTATTCTTTCTTCGCTGCGCGCGTCGATCGGCAATTGGGTGTTCGGCTGCGATGTCTGCCAGCAGGTCTGCCCGTGGAACGCAGACGAAGCCGGCGGCGACGAACGCGCAAGGCCGTGGCTTCCGGACTGGCTCGCGATGACCGAGGACGAGTTTCGAGCGCGCTTTTCGGGAACCGCGCTGCTGAGGCCCAAACGACGAGGCCTCGCGCGCAACGCCGCCGTGGCGCTCGGCAACAGCGCCAATCCCGATGCCGTGCCCTTCCTCGCCCGCGCCGCGCGCGAGCACGACGAGCCGCTGGTTCGCGCGCATGCCGCCTGGGCGCTCGGCCGTTTCGCCGACGCGCAGGCCGTTCGCGAGCTGGAAGCAGCACTCGCTTGCGAGCGCGTTCCGCCGGTGCGCCGCGAGATCCAGGACGCACTCGCCGGCCCCCGCACGGGCGCTTGACCCTGCACCGTTCGAGCACAACGCTCGGTGGAATGTCCGCTGCCAGTGACCCGCGCGCGACGCCAACGAGCGCTGCCGAGCTTCTCGAGCAGCTTCGTCCGCTCGGGCAGGAAACCGTCTACGACGAAGAGAGTTGCCGCGAGCTGGCCTCGCTGATCGACGAGATCCGCGAGCTGAAGAAGTCGCGCGACGCGGTCGTGCTCGCGCACAACTACCAGCGCCCCGAGATCTTCGAGGTCGCCGATTTCGTCGGAGACTCCCTCGAGCTGGCCCGGCAGGGACGCGACGTGTCGGCTTCGACCATCGTGCTCTGCGGTGTCCATTTCATGGCCGAGACGGCCAAGATCCTCGCGCCGCACAAGACCGTGCTGATTCCCGACGCGCGCGCCGGGTGCTCGCTGGCCGACAGCGTCGACGCCGACGCGCTGGTCGAGCGGCGCGACGAGTTGCGAAAAGTCTGGCCCGACCTGCTCGTGATCTCCTACGTCAACACGACGGCAGCCGTCAAAGCCGTGACCGACATCTGCTGCACGTCCTCCAACGCCGTGAAGATCGTCGAGGCGGCGCCGACGCAGAACGTGCTGTTCGTGCCCGACCGGAATCTTGCAGCGTACGTTGCCGCCAACACGACGAAGAACGTCATCGCGTGGGACGGCGACTGCTACGTGCATCACCAGATCCGTCCCGACGTGATCCGCAGCGTGCGCCAGGCGCGTCCGGGAATCCGCGTCGTCGCGCACCCCGAGTGCCGCAGCGACGTGCTGGCCGAGGCCGACGCGGTGCTGAGCACCAGCGGCATGATCCGCTACGCGAAAGAGACCGACGCGCCGGAGTTCCTGATCGTCACCGAGTGCGGATTGTCGGACCGGCTTCTTCTCGAGGTGCCCGAGAAGAAGTTCTACAAGGCCTGCCAGCTCTGCCGCTACATGAAGATGATCACGCTCGAAAACACCCGCGACAGCCTGCGCGACCGGCGCGACGAGATCGTGCTCTCCGACGAGACCTGCGACCGCGCGCGCGCGTCGCTCGACCGGATGCTCGAGCTCGGCTGACAGCGTTGCGATCGGGCCGGGCAAGGGGGCACCGCCGAAAAGGCACAACCCCTTCCCGGCCCGATACGAACGCTGTGGGTCGGGACGCTGGCTCTAGCGCGCCCGTCGCTGCGGCACTTCGCCGAGCTTTCGCGCCTCGACGATCGTGAACAGCGACCAGGGCTTGGTCTTGTAGCGCTTCTCGAGCACGAGCACGCCGGGATCCATCACGTCCTTCAGGCGAAGGCGCGTGCTCCAGCCGAGGTGGCGCGTGATCGGGTCGACGCGGTCGACGACGAAGCGGATCAGCGCGCGCTCGCTCGAGAAATGATTGATGATCACGATCTTGCCGCCCGGCCGGCACACGCGCACCATCTCGTCGAGCATGCGCTTGGGATCGGGCACCACGGTGATCACGTGGAAGGCGGTGACGAAGTCGAACGACTCGTCCGGGAACGCAAGGTTCATCGCGTCGCCCTGCTGCAGCTTGATGTGACGGTGCTTCAGCGTGTCCATCTTCTGCTGGGCGTGGTCGAGCATGTCCTGCGACAGGTCGATGCCGATCACATCGGCGTGCACCGGGTAGGCATCCACCGAAAGGCCGGTGCCGATGCCGACTTCCAGCACGCGCGCGCCCGCAGGAATGCGCAGCCCCTTGACCACGTGACCGATGCGGCGCTGGAACACGCGCGTGAAGACGTGGTCGTAGATGCCGGCCAGGTCGGAGTAGATGCGGCTGTGGTGTGGAAGCTCGGTCGGGCCCTTGCGAGTCTTGACGCGTTCGCGCTTTACGGGGCCACGGCCGTCGTCACGCCGGGAACCGAGGATGTCTCCCCTGTCTCCTTTGCGCGAACCGCCGGTCGTGGGCCCAGGCTTGCTTCGCATTGGTTCAGGCTTTGGCGCCCAGGGTCCTGGTCGAGCCGCCCTTCCACATCTCCACGATCGGGCTGGCGATGAAGATGGACGAATAGGTGCCGGTAATGATCCCGACGATCAGCGAGAACGCGAAGACATGGATCACGGTGCCCCCGAACAGGAAAAGGGCCGTGCACACCAGCAGCGTCGTCGTCGACGTGAGGATCGTCCGCGAAAGCGTCTCGTTGAGGCTGCGATTGATGAGGCCGCGCAGATCCTCGCGGGTCGACTTGTTCATGTTCTCGCGGATGCGATCGGCGACGACGACGGTGTCGGTGACCGAGTAGCCGACGATCGTCAGCAACGCGGCGACGACGGTCAGGTCGATCTCTGCGTTCATCAGGGCCAGCGCGCTCACGGTGACCATCACGTCGTGCAGCAGCGCGATCGCTGCGCCGATCCCGAATCGCCGGTCGAAGCGGAACGCGATGTAGAGCCCCATCATGACGGTCGAGGCCAGAACCGCAAGGATGGCGCGCTGGCGCAGGTCCGCGCCCACCCTCGGGCCGACGATCTCGGTTCGAAGGGCCTGGAAGTGCTTGTCCTTCAGTTCGTCGGCGAGCAGCCCGCGCACCCGCTCCGCCTCGGCGTTGGCCTTCGACGGATCGCTGGTGGCCAGGCGCAACAGGTATTCGCCGGTTGCGCCGCCGCCGCCGTAGTCCTGCACCGAGGCGCCGCCCTCTCCGAGGTGGAGCTTGTCGACCGCCGCGCGCACGTCGGAGATCGTCGCAGACGCGTCGAGCGACACGTGCAGCATGATGCCGCCGGTGAAGTCGATGCCGTAGTTCGGACCGCCGCGCCAGATGAGCGCGATCATCCCGAGCACGGTCAGCAGCCCGGACATCGAGAATGCCCACGGCCTCAGCTTCATGAAGTCGATGTTACGGTTGTTCGGAATCAGCTCCAGCATGGCTGCCTCAGATGCTCAGGCGCGGATTGGCGCGGTTGCCGACCACGAGGCCGTGGAAAACGTAGGCGCAGTACACCGCATACGCGGTCGTGACGACGCCGATGCAAAGAGTGAGAGCGAAGCCCTTGACGGGTCCGGATCCGAACTGGAACAGGATCACTCCCGACAGGAACGTCGTCAGGTTCGAATCGAAAATCGCCGGAAGCGCTTTCCAGTAGCCGGCCTCCAGTGCCGCGTGCGCAGTCTGGCCGCGGCGCAGCTCTTCGCGGATGCGCTCGTTGATCAGCACGTTCGCATCGAGCGCCATGCCGAGCGTGAGCACGATGCCGGCGATGCCCGGCATCGTCAGCGTGCCGCGGAACCCTGCGAGCAGGGCCAGCATCAGCAGGATGTGGCCGGCCAACGCGAGGTCGGCAACCAGGCCCGCCATCTTGTAGTAGATCAGCATGAACGAGACGACGACGACCGCGCCGATGACGAACGAGCGGGTGCCGGCCTGGATCGAGTCGCGCCCGAGCGACGGTCCGACGCTGCGCTCCTCCTCGATGACCACCGGTGCCGGCAGGGCGCCGGCACGCAGTACGATCGCAAGGTCGCGCGCTTCGTCGAGCGTGAAGCTGCCGGTGATCACCGCGTGGCCTCCGCCGATGCGGTCCTTGATGACCGGCGCACTTTGCACCTTGCCGTCCAGGATGATCGCCAGGCGCCTGCCGACGTTGTCGCCGGTGATGCGCTCGAACGTCGTCCCGCCGGGCGAAGTCAGCGTGATGGCGACGTACGGTCCTTCACCTACCTGCCCCGGACGGTGGCGCGCGTCGGCGATGGCCGCCCCGGTCATCAGGATCGTCGGCTCGACGTTGTAAGGCACCTCGCGGACGCTGTGCGTGGCCGGGTCCACCTCGGTGCCCGACATGCGCTTGACGCCCGGCGCATTGGCGTCCTGCGCGAGAAGACGGAACTCGAGCTGCGCCGTCTTGCCGATCAGCGCCTTGGCGCGCGCGGTGTCCTGGACACCGGGAAGCTGGATGAGAATGCCCTCGTCGCCGGTGCGCTGGATCGTCGGCTCGGCCACGCCGAACTCGTCGACGCGGTTGCGGATCGTCTCCAGCGCCTGCTCGACGGCAAGTTGCTTGATGCCGTCCACTTCCGCCTTCGACAGCTTGTAGTGGAGGCCCCCTTCGGAGCCGGACGGCGCCAGGTTCGGATAGGAGTCGGAGACCAGCTTCTGCATGTCGGCGGTCTTCGCATCGCCGACTACCGTGAAGACCAGGCCTTCGCTGCCTTCGCGCTTCCAGTCGCGCGTGGCGATCTCCTTCTCGCGCGCGTCGCGGCGCATCTGGTCGATCAGCGCGTCGACGTGAGATTCGACCGCTTTCTCGGTCTGTACCTGGAGGACGAGATGAATCCCGCCGCGCAGGTCGAGCCCGAGAGAGATCGGCCGGCTCGGCCACCAGTCGGGAAGATCCGTCGTGAAGTTCGGCACGAGACAGATGATCGAGATCAACGTCACTGCCACGACGGCCGCCAGCCGCCCCATCAAGCCCCGTTCCACCCTGGTCCTCCTTATTCTGCCTTGGGTACGGCAGTGCCGGCGCTGCCGGCAATCTTGGAGCGCTCGTAGCGAACCTTGACGTTCGGTGCGATCTCCAGCGTCACGTCCTGGTCCCTCAGCTCGACGACGCGGCCGAACAGGCCGCTCTGCGTGATCACGAGCTCCCCGCGCTTGAGCCCCTTCAAGTAGTCCTCGTGCTCACGCGCTTTCTGCTGCTGGGGCCGGATCAACAGAAAATAGAAAACTGCCAGGATCAGTGCCAGCGGTACGAACTGGACGAAAGCGTCGGGCGCGGCCTGCGCGAGCAGCAGGGGGGCGGCGGCAGAAGTGCTATCCATGCTGTTCTTCTTCCTTGCCAGCTTCCTGCCGTGCGTCGTGCAGACGTTTTTCCACGTAACGAGCCCGGAATTTCGTCCGGAATTCCTCGTACGCGTCCGCTGCCAGGGCCGCGCGTATGTCCCTCATCAGTCGCTGGTAGAAACGTACGTTGTGCAGGCTGCAGAGGATGGCTGCGAGCATCTCTCCGCGGCGCGCAAGATGGTGCAGGTAACCGCGCGAAAAGTCTAGGCAAGCTTCACAATCGCAACCGTCTTCCAGCGGCTCGGTGCTGGACGCGTGGCAGGCGTTGCGGATCGTCACCGGGCCCGAGGCCGTAAACACCATGCCGTTGCGGCCGTTGCGGGTCGGCAGCACGCAGTCGAACAGGTCGTAGCCCCAGCCGCAAAGCTCGACCAGGTCGAGGGGGGTCCCCATCCCCATCATGTAGCGGGGGCGCCGGCGCGGCAGCATTTCGACGGAGAACCGGGCAGTTCTCATCGTCTCGTCGCGGGCCTCCCCCACCGACAACCCGCCGACGGCGTAGCCGGGGAAATCCAGCGCCACCAGGCCCTCGGAGTTCTGCGCCCGCAGGTCTTCGAACAGGCCTCCCTGCTGGATCGCGAAAAACGACGTGGCCGGGCTCCCGTCGGTCACCTCCCTTGCCCTGCGGGCCCACCGCAGCGTTCGGTCGGCGGCCGAGGCCGCCGCGGGTCGATCCCCCGGATTGGCGACGCAGACGTCCAGCACCATGCCGACGTCGACGCCGAGGGTCTGCTCGAGAGCCACGACGCTTTCCGGCGTCATCCGCAGCCTGGTCCCGTCCACCGGCGACCGGAAGACGGCGCCCTCTTCGTCGACCTTGACGTTGCCCGCCAGGCTGAACACCTGGAAGCCGCCGCTGTCGGTCAGCACCGGTCCGTTCCATCCCATGAACTTCTGGATGCCGCCGAGCGCGGCGATTGCCTGCGCCCCCGGCCGAAGCGCGAGATGGTACGCGTTCGACAGCACCATCTGTACGCCGGCGCCGCGAAGCTGGCCGGGCGTGAGCCCTCTGACGCTGCCGTAGGTCCCGACGGGCATGAATGCCGGGGTCTCGACGCTTCCGTGCGCAAGCGTCAGGCGTCCCGTCCGTCCACCGCCCCGGGCCTCGTGGAGAATGTCGAATCGAAGCGCGCTCACCGGATGAGCATCGCATCGCCGTAGCTGTAGAAATGGTAACGCTCCGCGACAGCGGCCTCGTAGGCACGTTCGATGCAGTCGCGACCGGCCAGCGCCATCACGAGCGCGAGCAGCGTCGATCCTGGGAGGTGGAAGTTCGTCACGAGCGCATCGATTGCGCGGAAGCGGTGGCCCGGGCGGATGAACAGTCCGCTCGAAGCGCTGCCCGCGCGAACGACACCGTCGGCCTGCGCCGCGCTTTCGAGCGCGCGCACGGTCGTCGTGCCGACGGCGACCACCGGCCTGCCCTCTTCTTTCGCGCGGGCAATGCGCGCCGCCGTCTGCTCGTCGATCGAATAGCGCTCCTCTTCCATGCGATGGACGGAGAGGGATCCGCGCACCGGGCTGAAAGTTCCCGGTCCGACGTGCAACGTGATTTTCGCGAGATCGAAACCCGCCGATGCGAGCTCATCGATCAGCTCTTTGGTGAAATGCAGGCCTGCCGTCGGTGCGGCAACCGATCCGGGGCTGCGCGCGTACACGGTCTGGTAGCGTTCCAGATCCGCGTCGGAGGGTCCTTCGGCGCGCTCGATGTACGGCGGCAGCGGAAGCTCTCCGCAGCGCGCGAGCGCGTCGTCCACGGACAGCGGTGCAAAGTCGAGGCTGGCGCGACCGAGAGCCGGTTCGCCGACGATGCACGCGGAGACTCCGGCGCCGAAATCGACGTGCTGGCCGGCGCGCAAGGGTTTCGCGACACGGATCATCGCGGGGGCAACCGTACGGCTTCCCGCGCCGAGAAGCAGCGCTTCGACCGCGCCGCCGCTGCCTCGCTTGACGCCGCGCAGCCGCGCGCGGATCACGCGCGAATCGTTGGCGACCAGAAGCGCGCCGGCGGGCAGATGACGCCCGAGATCGGCGAACGACGCGTGCGCCGTGGTGCCGGTTGCGCCATCGAGCACCATCAGCCGCGAAGCATCGCGGCGATGCGCCGGCACCTGCGCGACGAGCTCGGGTGGAAGGCGATACTCCAGCTCGCCGGTCCAGAAAGGACCGCCGGCCGGCGCGGCCGCAGGAGCTGTCTTCACGCGCCGGTCTCGTCCTTGGGCGGGCCGGCGGGAGCGTCCGACGAGGCAGCGTGGCGCGCCGCCATCGCGACGAAAGGCGAAAGCAGGTCGACCGGAATCGGCAGCACCAGCGTCGTCGTGTGCTCGGAAGAAATCTCGACCATCGTCTGCAGGAAACGAAGCTGGATCGCGATCGGATGCTTGCCCATGATTTCGGCGGCTTCCGAAAGACGAGTCGCCGCCTGGAATTCCCCTTCGGCGTGGATGACTTTCGCGCGGCGGTCTCTCTCGGCTTCCGCCTGCCTGGCCATCGCCCTCTGCATCTCCTGAGGCAGGTCGATCTGCTTCAGCTCGATGGCCACCACCTGGATTCCCCACGGAGAGGCCTGTTCATTGAGGATCTTCTGGATCTGCTCGTTGAGACGTTCGCGGTCGGACAGCAGCTGGTCGAGGGTGGCCTGGCCGCAGACGCTTCTCAGCGTCGTCTGCGCCAGCAGCGAGGTCGCGTAAAGGTAGTTCTCGACTTCGATGACGACACGGCTCGGCTCGAGGACACGGAAATACAGCACGGCATCGACTTTGACCGACACGTTGTCGTGAGTGATCACGTCCTGGGCCGGCACGTCGATGGTGGTCGTGCGCATGTCGATGCGGCTCATGCTCTCGATCAGCGGGATGACGAAGATCAGGCCGGGACCACGAAACGGCACGAGGCGCCCGAGGCGCAGCACCACGGCTCGCTCGTATTCGCGGATCACGTTGATGCCGTTTGCCACCACGAGCACGACAAGCAGCAGGACCACCGGGAAGAAGTCGAATGGCATGCAGGCCGGTTCTATCCCATGCCGGCGCGCGAGGTCGAGTCAGCGGCCCCCCTCGGCGGCCGTCCGGGTGTGGCTCCTAGCGGGAGGGGCGCACGAGGCCGAGGCGGGCCATCACCAGCTTGATGTCTTCCCAGACCAGGCGCTTGTCGGCCGGGTTTCGCAGCAGGTAGGCCGGATGGAAGGTCGGCATCAGCGGCACGCCATTGAATTCGTGCCAGCGCCCTCGCCTCTTGGAGATCGGCGTGCGATCGCCGAGCAGCGCCTGGGTCGCGAACTTGCCTAGCGAGACGATCACCTGCGGCGAAACCAGCTCGACCTGGCGGCGCAGGAACGGCTCGCACGCGACGATCTCGTCCGGCTCCGGATCGCGGTTGTTCGGCGGCCGGCACTTGACGACGTTCGCGATGTACACGTCCGAGCGCGAAAGGCCCATCGCGTTGGTGATGATGCTGTCGAGAAGCGCGCCGGCCTTGCCGACGAACGGCTCGCCGAGACGGTCCTCGTCCTCGCCGGGACCTTCGCCGACGAACATCAGGCTCGCCGACGGATTGCCGACGCCGAACACGATGTTCGTTCTTCCGCGGCAGAGCTTGCAGCGCCGGCAGTCGCCGAGCACTTCGCGCAGAGCCGGCAAGCTCGAAGCCTCGCGGATCGCGGGCTCGACGAGAACTTCGGACAGGCTGCTTCCGGGAGATGGCGAAGACGCTGCGACGAAACTTGCCGCTTCGCCTGGAAGCGGAGCCTCTGCTGCGCGCGACGGCGCTTCGGCAGGTGAAGGGGCTCGCGTGACGGGCGATTGCAACGCATCGCCGGCCCGTGCACGCGGTCCCGCAGGCGCGCGCGGAACGACGTCGAGCCCGAGCCCGATTTCCCGTTCCAGCCAGGCCTTTGCCTGGCGGGCAATGAGAGGATCGAGCGGGCTCACGACGCGGCGGCAAGCTCGATCGCACGATCGAGGATCATGCAGGCAAGCTTGTCCTTGCTGACCAGACCGGTCGCCTTCTGGCCCGTGGCATCGACGAGCACCGCGGCGTTCGTCTCCGTCTCGAACCCGGCACCCACACGCGTGACGTCGTTGCCGACGATCAGGTGCGCGCGCTTTCGCTCGAGCTTTCCTCTTGCGTGCTCGAGCACGTTTTCGGTCTCGGCGGCAAAGCCGACGAGCACCCGCTTGCCCGGCAGGCCGCCGAGCGCGGCCAGGATGTCCTCGTTCTCGGCCAGCGGGATGACCATCGCTCGGCCGTCCTGCTTCTTGATCTTGTGGTCGGCGCACTCGGCGGGACGGTAGTCCGCTACCGCGGCGACCATCACGACGATGTCGGACGACGGCGCACGCACGAGCATCGCTTCGCGCATTTCGGCCGCGGTCGAGACGTTGACGCGCTCGACTCCGCGCGGGGCAGCCAGCGCCGTCGGTCCGGAGACGAGAGTCACCCTGGCGCCTCGCCGCCACGCGGCCGAGGCGACGGCATAACCCATGCGCCCGCTCGAGCGATTGGTCAGGTAGCGAACCGGATCGAGAGGCTCCCGCGTCGGTCCCGCCGAAACGAGAACGCTCCTGCCGCAAAGGTCGTCCGGTGACAGCGCCGCCGCGACTTCCGCGACGAGCGCATCCGGATCGGGAAGGCGGCCCGCCCCCTCGTAGCCGCAGGCAAGCGCGCCGCTGTCGCTTTCGACGATGCGGTGGCCGAACGAGGCCAGCGTCGCCAGGTTCTTCTGCACGGCCGGGTGCGCGAGCATGTTCGTGTTCATCGACGGCGCGACGACGACGGGACAGCGCGCAACCAGCAGCGCCGCAGTGACAATGTCGTCGGCCATGGCGCAGGCCATGCGCGAGACGAGGTTGGCGGTGGCCGGTGCAACCAGCACGACGTCGGCCTCCTCGGCGATGCGGATGTGGCCGATGGCCGCGTCGTCGCGGACATCGAGAAGGTCGAGCGCGACGGCGCGCTGCGACAGCGTCTGCAGCACCAGCGGCGAGACGAACTCGCGCGCGGACTTCGTCATCGCCACCTGCACTTCGGCGCCTTCGGCCAGAAGGCGGCGCACGAGCTCCGGGCACTTGTAAGCCGCGATACCGCCGCCGATGCCGAGAAGAACGCGCTTGCGAGACAGGAGATCCATCAGGCCACCTCGCGTACCGATTCGCCCATGCCTGCCAGATCGCGCAGCGAAAGTCCCTCCCGAAGCAGGAACACGATGCCGAGCGCCACCTGGGTCAGGAACTGGGTCGTGTGCACGAGGATCGCGTACCCGACCGCGACGCCGCCGGCAACCCCGAGCACCTGCTCGAGCGCCAGCTTGCACCCGTATTCGAAGGACCCGACGAAGGCCGGCGCCGACGGAAACGCCACGGCAAGCGCGACGATCGTCGACACCGTGATGCCGCCGCTGAGGAATGGCAGGTCGATTCCCAGCGCCTGGAATGCAACCGAATACGAGAGCGCGATCAGCAGCCAGATCCACAGCGACCATGCGAACAGGATCACGAGCGTCACAGGCTCGGCAATCGGCGCCATGCCGTCGACGAACTCGTGCTCGAGAAGGCGCAGCGAAGCACCGATGCGGGGAATGCGGTCCCACAGCGGATCGAGCTTCGGCAGCACCGTCTCGCGCCGCACGACGACCGCGAGAACGGCGGCGAACGACAGCATCGCGATCGCGGCAGCGGCCTCGGCCGAATGATGCACGACCGGCGGCACGTCCAGGGTCATGACGATGCCGACGACGAACAATGCCAGCGCCATCATGTCGAGCACCCGCTCGACGACCACCGTCGCGAACGTGCTGGCCGGCGCAAGACCCGCGCCGCGCGCGACCAGCCACGGCCGTGCGATCTCGCCGACGCGAAACGGCAGCACCATGTTGGCCATGAACCCGATCGCCGAAGCCGAGAAGATCGGCATCATCGGGATGCGGCGGTTATGCGTTTTTTCGAGCAGGATGCGCCAGCGCTGGCAGCGCGCGTACAGCGTGTACACGCCCATCGGCACCATCAGCGCAAGGAAGCGGTAGTCCGCGCCCGCAAGCTCGCTGCGGATGCGTCCCCAGTCCTCGCC is part of the Candidatus Binatia bacterium genome and harbors:
- a CDS encoding uracil-DNA glycosylase, giving the protein MSPLDPLIARQAKAWLEREIGLGLDVVPRAPAGPRARAGDALQSPVTRAPSPAEAPSRAAEAPLPGEAASFVAASSPSPGSSLSEVLVEPAIREASSLPALREVLGDCRRCKLCRGRTNIVFGVGNPSASLMFVGEGPGEDEDRLGEPFVGKAGALLDSIITNAMGLSRSDVYIANVVKCRPPNNRDPEPDEIVACEPFLRRQVELVSPQVIVSLGKFATQALLGDRTPISKRRGRWHEFNGVPLMPTFHPAYLLRNPADKRLVWEDIKLVMARLGLVRPSR
- the coaBC gene encoding bifunctional phosphopantothenoylcysteine decarboxylase/phosphopantothenate--cysteine ligase CoaBC, with translation MDLLSRKRVLLGIGGGIAAYKCPELVRRLLAEGAEVQVAMTKSAREFVSPLVLQTLSQRAVALDLLDVRDDAAIGHIRIAEEADVVLVAPATANLVSRMACAMADDIVTAALLVARCPVVVAPSMNTNMLAHPAVQKNLATLASFGHRIVESDSGALACGYEGAGRLPDPDALVAEVAAALSPDDLCGRSVLVSAGPTREPLDPVRYLTNRSSGRMGYAVASAAWRRGARVTLVSGPTALAAPRGVERVNVSTAAEMREAMLVRAPSSDIVVMVAAVADYRPAECADHKIKKQDGRAMVIPLAENEDILAALGGLPGKRVLVGFAAETENVLEHARGKLERKRAHLIVGNDVTRVGAGFETETNAAVLVDATGQKATGLVSKDKLACMILDRAIELAAAS
- a CDS encoding lysylphosphatidylglycerol synthase transmembrane domain-containing protein; protein product: MTAEVRRALQLGAGIGLSGLFLWLALRGEDWGRIRSELAGADYRFLALMVPMGVYTLYARCQRWRILLEKTHNRRIPMMPIFSASAIGFMANMVLPFRVGEIARPWLVARGAGLAPASTFATVVVERVLDMMALALFVVGIVMTLDVPPVVHHSAEAAAAIAMLSFAAVLAVVVRRETVLPKLDPLWDRIPRIGASLRLLEHEFVDGMAPIAEPVTLVILFAWSLWIWLLIALSYSVAFQALGIDLPFLSGGITVSTIVALAVAFPSAPAFVGSFEYGCKLALEQVLGVAGGVAVGYAILVHTTQFLTQVALGIVFLLREGLSLRDLAGMGESVREVA